The Fundidesulfovibrio magnetotacticus genome has a segment encoding these proteins:
- a CDS encoding DUF2442 domain-containing protein, whose translation MVDHLIQARGVLHLGGFRLRVLFSDGAVRDVDLEKELWGPVFEPLKDVAFFAQAYVDSETWTVCWPNGADIATDTLYEIGVPVAAAA comes from the coding sequence ATGGTGGATCATCTCATTCAGGCGCGCGGCGTGCTGCATCTTGGCGGTTTCCGGCTTCGTGTGCTCTTCAGTGACGGCGCGGTTCGTGACGTGGACCTGGAAAAGGAACTCTGGGGGCCGGTGTTTGAGCCCCTGAAGGACGTGGCCTTTTTCGCCCAGGCCTATGTTGACTCCGAGACCTGGACGGTATGCTGGCCCAACGGGGCGGACATCGCCACGGACACCCTGTATGAAATCGGCGTCCCGGTGGCGGCAGCGGCGTAA
- a CDS encoding RlmE family RNA methyltransferase encodes MKKLHDHYFHRAKQENYPARSVYKLQEMDASFKLLRPGLKVLDLGAAPGSWTLYAAKKVGPSGRVLGVDLQATDTAFPENATFLQADAFDPGPEFAAHLERLAPVDLVISDMAPRTTGQRVTDQARSLELVEQALALAGSCLIHGGHFVAKVFMGPDVKAFTDSMRGAFEKVKTAKPKSSRPESFEQFIIGLGFKGLPHHAEE; translated from the coding sequence ATGAAAAAACTGCACGATCACTACTTCCACCGGGCCAAGCAGGAGAACTATCCCGCGCGCTCGGTCTACAAGCTCCAGGAGATGGACGCCTCCTTCAAGTTGCTGCGCCCGGGCCTGAAGGTGCTGGACCTGGGCGCGGCCCCGGGCTCCTGGACGCTCTACGCGGCCAAGAAGGTGGGCCCCTCGGGCAGGGTGCTCGGGGTGGACCTGCAGGCCACCGACACGGCCTTCCCGGAGAACGCCACGTTCCTCCAGGCCGACGCCTTCGACCCGGGGCCGGAGTTCGCGGCGCACCTGGAGCGCCTTGCGCCCGTCGACCTGGTGATCAGCGACATGGCCCCGCGCACCACGGGCCAGCGCGTGACCGACCAGGCCCGCTCCCTGGAGCTGGTGGAGCAGGCGCTTGCCCTGGCCGGGTCTTGCCTGATACACGGCGGCCACTTCGTGGCCAAGGTGTTCATGGGGCCAGACGTCAAGGCGTTCACGGACTCCATGCGCGGGGCCTTTGAAAAGGTCAAGACCGCCAAACCCAAAAGCTCCCGCCCGGAGAGCTTCGAACAGTTCATCATAGGCCTTGGATTCAAAGGCCTTCCACATCACGCGGAGGAGTAG
- a CDS encoding translation initiation factor Sui1, with protein sequence MGNAKDSRPVYSTEQGRLCPECRRPVESCACSAARPAKAPAGPGVRIQRQTKGRKGKGVCLVTGLPLDQAGLESLAKKLKQRLGTGGSVKDGVIEIQGDHREALLQELKALGHTAKLSGG encoded by the coding sequence ATGGGTAACGCAAAGGATTCCCGCCCCGTCTATTCCACCGAACAGGGCCGCCTCTGCCCGGAGTGCCGCCGCCCCGTCGAGTCCTGCGCCTGCTCCGCCGCGCGTCCGGCCAAGGCTCCGGCAGGCCCCGGAGTGCGCATCCAGCGCCAGACCAAGGGCCGCAAGGGCAAGGGCGTGTGCTTGGTCACAGGGCTGCCGCTGGATCAGGCCGGGCTGGAATCCCTGGCCAAGAAGCTCAAGCAGCGCCTGGGCACGGGCGGCTCGGTCAAGGACGGCGTGATCGAGATCCAGGGCGACCACCGCGAGGCCCTGCTCCAGGAGCTCAAGGCCCTGGGGCACACCGCCAAGCTCTCGGGAGGCTGA
- a CDS encoding YebC/PmpR family DNA-binding transcriptional regulator translates to MAGHSKWKNIQVRKGAQDAKKGKVFTKVTKELMLAAKAGGGDPGTNARLRSAIAAAKAVNLPKDKIETAIKKGTGELAGGNFDEITYEGYGPGGVAILIEAATDNRNRTVADVRAIMSKNGGQLGEAGCVGWMFDKKGVLELDKAKYTEDQVMEAALEAGAGDVLGEADVWEVHTAPEDFEAVRQALEEAGMELLSAEISMLPKTTVDVDAETGRKLMKLMDLLDDYDDVQKTHSNFELPEELLAELG, encoded by the coding sequence ATGGCCGGACATTCGAAATGGAAGAACATCCAGGTGCGCAAAGGCGCGCAGGATGCGAAGAAAGGCAAGGTTTTCACCAAGGTGACCAAGGAGCTCATGCTGGCCGCCAAGGCCGGCGGGGGCGACCCCGGCACCAACGCGCGCCTGCGCTCCGCCATCGCGGCGGCCAAGGCCGTGAACCTGCCCAAGGACAAGATCGAGACCGCCATCAAGAAGGGCACGGGCGAACTGGCGGGCGGCAACTTCGACGAGATCACCTACGAGGGCTACGGCCCCGGCGGCGTGGCCATCCTCATTGAGGCCGCCACGGACAACCGCAACCGCACCGTGGCCGACGTGCGCGCCATCATGAGCAAGAACGGCGGCCAGTTGGGCGAGGCCGGGTGCGTGGGCTGGATGTTCGACAAAAAGGGCGTTCTCGAGCTGGACAAGGCCAAGTACACCGAGGACCAGGTGATGGAGGCCGCCCTGGAGGCCGGCGCGGGCGACGTGCTGGGCGAAGCAGACGTGTGGGAGGTGCACACCGCTCCCGAAGACTTCGAGGCCGTGCGCCAGGCCCTGGAAGAAGCGGGCATGGAGCTTCTCTCCGCCGAGATCTCCATGCTGCCCAAGACCACCGTGGACGTGGACGCCGAGACAGGACGCAAGCTCATGAAGCTCATGGACCTCCTGGACGACTACGACGACGTCCAGAAGACCCACTCCAACTTCGAGCTGCCCGAGGAACTGCTGGCGGAGCTGGGCTAG
- a CDS encoding YkgJ family cysteine cluster protein, which translates to MTESGQAGSRLATKRRFSFASGVSFEARIDPPDGLVTFVDVLPDIYSISDELVSMSVKDQAARGQHVSCARGCTLCCRHLVAVSDHEAILLAHIINNMLEGDEKQSLLRRLGKIVSILERTGLLSEMIDSHANAFADRGRIINAQRRYWEMQIPCPFLVSDSCSIYPYRPFLCRQYLVSSPPVSCEGSFKADHLVRKVTVKYDLASAAASFDGCEAKSTMAIPLPAINIVNGLLSNFRRPKAPADVMIAAFLRHAETHFSG; encoded by the coding sequence ATGACCGAATCAGGCCAGGCAGGGTCCCGCCTTGCCACCAAGCGACGCTTCTCCTTCGCATCCGGCGTCAGCTTTGAGGCGCGCATTGATCCGCCGGACGGATTGGTGACGTTTGTCGATGTGCTGCCGGATATCTATTCGATATCGGACGAGCTGGTCTCCATGTCGGTCAAAGACCAGGCCGCCAGGGGGCAGCATGTTTCCTGCGCGAGAGGGTGCACGCTCTGCTGTAGACATCTGGTCGCCGTTTCCGACCACGAAGCAATTCTTCTCGCACACATCATCAACAACATGCTTGAAGGGGACGAGAAGCAGAGCCTGCTCAGGCGACTCGGCAAAATCGTCTCCATCCTGGAACGCACGGGCCTGCTGTCGGAGATGATCGACAGTCATGCGAACGCATTCGCGGACAGGGGGCGGATCATCAATGCTCAGCGAAGATACTGGGAGATGCAGATTCCGTGTCCATTTCTTGTGTCGGATTCCTGCAGCATCTATCCCTACCGTCCCTTTCTCTGCAGGCAGTATCTTGTGAGCTCCCCGCCTGTCTCTTGCGAAGGAAGCTTCAAGGCGGACCATCTCGTCCGGAAAGTAACCGTAAAATACGACCTGGCGAGCGCAGCAGCCTCGTTCGACGGCTGTGAGGCCAAATCCACCATGGCGATCCCGTTGCCTGCGATCAATATCGTCAATGGCTTGCTGAGCAATTTCCGCAGGCCAAAAGCTCCCGCTGACGTCATGATCGCTGCTTTTCTCAGGCATGCCGAAACGCACTTTTCGGGATGA
- a CDS encoding glycosyltransferase family protein: MPSPPPRLRLTDELGQAKTLQPGHALARPAVRNDWTVLGLGPDPASLAAKLPPGARVAWLECPAFLQQTGRDWLASHVPRGWTRLEAFDPATASGVLVHEGSARLFPSFWSPVLAALALPRPDALPRRSGRTAVVPGSRDGLIARELSQALAQEGYEVLDVPEGGVAALLAQGRPDVFVSVNFRGKGAYGLEHALLARAGVPVAAWLVDNPFHALSGLKTVQWRSLHLFVTDSWFVEPLKAHGALSVHHLPLAANPDFFRAAPDAPELSDALLFVGRSAFPDKGLFFSGVSVPPELLERAREMFAAGERPDFAWWARELGVETLWPGRAARRPGLGAEECGRAWRATVLAHAARAGRLVAYGDADWKTLVDAPFELRPPVDYYGPLAGMYASARCVLGPTSPLLPHGLTQRHFDVWAAGGLLLSDATPGLSIFPRELTEPMRFASPGEIPDRIGALTRRRDELTPAWRELIAREHTYRRRVAAMLERIIP; encoded by the coding sequence ATGCCAAGCCCTCCCCCGCGCCTGCGCCTGACCGACGAGTTGGGCCAGGCCAAGACCCTCCAGCCCGGCCACGCCCTGGCGCGCCCCGCCGTCAGAAACGACTGGACCGTGCTGGGCCTGGGGCCGGACCCGGCATCCCTGGCCGCCAAGCTCCCCCCGGGGGCGCGCGTGGCCTGGCTGGAATGCCCGGCCTTCCTCCAACAGACCGGGCGCGACTGGCTGGCATCCCACGTGCCCCGGGGCTGGACGCGGCTGGAGGCCTTCGACCCCGCGACGGCCTCCGGTGTGCTGGTGCACGAGGGCTCGGCCCGGCTTTTCCCCTCCTTCTGGAGCCCGGTGCTGGCAGCCCTGGCCCTGCCCAGGCCGGACGCCCTGCCCCGTCGCTCCGGCCGAACGGCCGTGGTGCCCGGCTCGCGAGACGGCCTTATCGCGCGCGAACTCTCCCAGGCCCTGGCCCAGGAGGGCTACGAGGTGCTGGACGTGCCGGAGGGCGGCGTGGCGGCGCTGCTGGCACAGGGCAGGCCCGACGTGTTCGTCTCGGTGAATTTCCGGGGCAAGGGGGCCTACGGCCTGGAGCACGCCCTGCTGGCGCGCGCCGGGGTTCCCGTGGCGGCCTGGCTGGTGGACAACCCCTTCCACGCCCTGTCGGGGCTCAAAACCGTGCAGTGGCGTTCCCTGCACCTTTTTGTCACGGATTCCTGGTTCGTGGAGCCTCTGAAGGCCCACGGGGCATTGAGCGTGCACCACCTGCCCCTGGCAGCCAACCCGGACTTCTTCCGGGCCGCGCCCGACGCGCCGGAACTCTCCGACGCCCTGCTCTTCGTGGGGCGCAGCGCCTTCCCGGACAAGGGGCTCTTCTTTTCGGGCGTGAGCGTGCCGCCGGAGCTTCTGGAGCGCGCGCGGGAGATGTTCGCCGCCGGGGAGCGGCCGGATTTCGCATGGTGGGCGCGAGAACTGGGCGTGGAGACGCTCTGGCCGGGCCGGGCGGCACGGCGTCCCGGCCTTGGGGCCGAGGAGTGCGGGCGCGCCTGGCGGGCCACGGTGCTCGCGCACGCCGCCCGGGCCGGACGCCTCGTGGCGTACGGCGACGCGGACTGGAAAACCCTGGTGGACGCGCCCTTCGAGCTGCGCCCGCCCGTGGACTACTACGGCCCCCTGGCCGGGATGTACGCCTCGGCGCGCTGCGTGCTGGGCCCCACGAGCCCGCTATTGCCCCACGGGCTCACGCAGCGGCACTTCGACGTGTGGGCGGCCGGGGGGCTCCTGCTCTCGGACGCCACGCCCGGCCTCTCGATCTTCCCCCGGGAACTGACTGAGCCCATGCGCTTCGCGTCGCCGGGCGAAATTCCGGACCGGATCGGAGCCCTGACGCGCCGCCGGGACGAATTGACCCCGGCCTGGCGGGAGCTGATCGCCCGGGAGCACACCTACCGCCGCCGGGTTGCGGCCATGCTGGAGCGGATAATCCCTTGA
- the ruvC gene encoding crossover junction endodeoxyribonuclease RuvC, whose translation MSGSCCVLGLDPGSRNTGFGIVREESGVLSLVDAGVIRVERLGDMDVRLGAIYEALAELLSRHKPGEAALEDVFVSRNPASALKLGQARGAAMAACAVAGVRVHAYEPSLVKKSLVGTGRAEKTQVAFMVAQVLGCRKPLAVDATDALAVAVCHLNQRRFRRLAGEP comes from the coding sequence GTGAGCGGCTCCTGCTGCGTGCTGGGGCTGGACCCGGGTTCGCGCAACACGGGCTTCGGAATCGTGCGCGAGGAGTCGGGCGTGCTCTCCCTGGTGGATGCGGGCGTGATCCGCGTGGAGCGCCTGGGCGACATGGACGTGCGCCTGGGGGCCATCTACGAGGCCCTGGCGGAGCTTCTGAGTCGGCACAAGCCCGGCGAGGCCGCCCTGGAGGACGTGTTCGTCTCCAGGAATCCGGCCTCCGCCCTCAAGCTGGGCCAGGCCCGGGGCGCGGCCATGGCCGCTTGCGCCGTGGCCGGGGTGCGCGTGCACGCCTACGAGCCCTCGCTGGTCAAGAAGAGCCTGGTGGGCACGGGCCGGGCCGAAAAGACGCAGGTGGCCTTCATGGTCGCCCAGGTGCTGGGATGCCGAAAACCTTTGGCCGTGGACGCCACGGACGCGCTCGCCGTGGCCGTGTGCCATCTCAACCAGAGACGCTTCAGGCGTCTGGCGGGGGAGCCGTGA
- a CDS encoding DUF4160 domain-containing protein produces MPVICRFYGVIIRMNYNESGHHTPHFHAYYGKHVASIAIDSAAVLAGQLPLHAERFVLEWAALHRTELTDNWRRASMHESLLAIEPLE; encoded by the coding sequence ATGCCCGTCATTTGCCGGTTCTATGGAGTCATTATCCGCATGAATTACAACGAGAGCGGGCACCACACGCCTCATTTTCATGCGTACTACGGCAAGCACGTCGCCTCGATAGCTATTGACTCAGCCGCTGTCCTTGCTGGACAACTTCCGTTGCATGCGGAAAGATTTGTCCTGGAATGGGCCGCACTGCATCGGACGGAGCTTACGGACAACTGGCGACGGGCATCCATGCATGAATCCCTTTTGGCCATCGAGCCGTTGGAATAG
- a CDS encoding PAS domain-containing hybrid sensor histidine kinase/response regulator produces the protein MASPLSDIPCEFEELAQKAPVSIMYADREGIVCFVNDWHLQHFARGQHDRTFFLGRHLLSLPGIASSGAVEVLRPALEGKDVFIEKLFTAEFSGGQSGYQTIRASGIKSGRLAGGVVVIREDVTRWVELEQSRRDDQQRTLALLNATQDSVVLLDPDGRFVLMNEEAARRRGKSVQELTGKSLYRHMDPDAARFRRAMAEKALASRTPVEYEENSQRRTYWVSIYPVLDQEGRVTHLASFSKDITDRKHMEQALLQARQRAEASFEAKTQFLANMSHELRTPLNGILGAVQLSQDDALDEEQRELWGIVRESGERLLRSVNSLLDLADISSHALQPVMRPFDLRRAAASVARSFEVQARLKNLDLLVEFEESIPGMVTGDEFRLRKILANLLANALACTERGSVLLSVSLVDEEHLRKPGAITCAGGLSLLFMVEDTGVGITPDKLPHIFESFTLAEDTRTKTRSGAGMGLAIARSLVELLGGRIWVTSAPGQGSRFHFTASFWTQSEHAETSPAPRAPAPGCSGARVLLAEDEQVTRVMAGLMLARMGYHVVEASDGQEALKALRDHACDVVLMDIQMPVMDGITATRMVRNGELPGVDRHIPIIAFTSYASDRDRIRLLREGMDALLPKPFEAEDLALAIEKALSARTH, from the coding sequence GTGGCATCTCCTCTCTCTGACATCCCCTGCGAATTCGAAGAGCTGGCGCAGAAAGCGCCTGTCTCCATCATGTACGCGGACCGCGAAGGCATCGTCTGCTTCGTCAACGACTGGCACCTCCAGCACTTCGCGCGCGGCCAGCACGACCGGACCTTCTTCCTGGGCCGGCATCTGCTCTCCCTGCCGGGCATCGCCAGCAGCGGGGCCGTCGAGGTGCTGCGTCCGGCCCTGGAGGGCAAGGACGTTTTCATCGAAAAGCTCTTCACGGCCGAGTTCAGCGGCGGCCAGTCCGGCTACCAGACCATCCGGGCCTCCGGCATCAAGAGCGGCAGACTGGCCGGCGGCGTGGTGGTCATCCGCGAGGACGTGACCCGCTGGGTGGAACTGGAGCAGAGCCGCCGCGACGATCAGCAGCGCACCCTGGCCCTGCTCAACGCCACGCAGGACTCCGTGGTGCTCCTGGATCCAGACGGCCGCTTCGTGCTCATGAACGAAGAGGCCGCGCGGCGGCGCGGCAAAAGCGTCCAGGAGCTGACCGGCAAGTCCCTCTACCGGCACATGGACCCCGACGCCGCACGCTTCCGGCGCGCCATGGCCGAAAAGGCCCTGGCCTCGCGCACCCCGGTGGAATACGAGGAGAACAGCCAGAGACGCACCTACTGGGTGAGCATCTACCCCGTACTGGACCAGGAAGGACGCGTGACCCACCTGGCCTCGTTCTCCAAGGACATCACCGACCGCAAGCACATGGAGCAGGCCCTGCTCCAGGCCAGGCAGCGGGCCGAGGCCTCCTTCGAGGCCAAGACCCAGTTCCTGGCCAACATGAGCCACGAACTGCGCACTCCCCTCAACGGCATCCTCGGCGCGGTCCAGCTCTCCCAGGACGACGCTCTCGACGAGGAGCAGCGCGAACTCTGGGGCATCGTGCGCGAATCGGGCGAACGCCTGCTCAGGTCCGTGAACTCGCTCCTGGACCTGGCCGACATCAGCTCCCACGCGCTCCAGCCGGTCATGCGGCCCTTCGACCTGCGCCGGGCTGCGGCTTCCGTGGCGCGCAGCTTCGAGGTGCAGGCACGCCTCAAGAACCTGGACCTGCTGGTTGAATTCGAGGAGAGCATTCCCGGCATGGTCACCGGAGACGAGTTCCGCTTGCGCAAAATCCTGGCCAACCTCCTGGCCAACGCCCTTGCCTGCACCGAACGCGGCAGCGTGCTCTTGAGCGTGAGCCTCGTGGACGAGGAACACCTGCGCAAGCCGGGGGCCATCACCTGCGCTGGCGGCCTGAGCCTGCTCTTCATGGTGGAGGACACGGGCGTGGGCATCACCCCCGACAAGCTCCCGCACATCTTCGAGAGCTTCACCCTGGCCGAGGACACCCGCACGAAAACCCGCAGCGGCGCGGGCATGGGGCTGGCCATCGCGCGCAGCCTGGTGGAACTGCTGGGGGGACGCATCTGGGTCACCAGCGCGCCGGGACAGGGCAGCCGTTTCCACTTCACCGCATCCTTCTGGACCCAGTCCGAACACGCCGAGACATCCCCGGCCCCCCGCGCGCCCGCGCCGGGCTGCTCGGGCGCCCGCGTGCTCCTGGCCGAGGACGAGCAGGTCACCCGCGTGATGGCCGGGCTCATGCTGGCCCGCATGGGCTACCACGTGGTGGAGGCCTCCGACGGACAAGAGGCCCTCAAGGCCCTGCGCGACCACGCCTGCGACGTGGTGCTCATGGACATCCAGATGCCCGTCATGGACGGCATCACCGCCACGCGCATGGTCCGCAACGGCGAACTGCCCGGCGTGGACCGCCACATCCCCATCAT
- the ruvA gene encoding Holliday junction branch migration protein RuvA produces the protein MIAYLRGEILEKTDKSCVVLTASGVGYELSVGAPTAAGLPARGQEAGLWVHAQTGEDGTRLFGFPDAEARRAFRALIEIPKLGPKTALAMLSCYQVAELAGIAAREDVAALSQVPGIGKKSAQRLILEIKYALAHVAAGPSAVPVGRAGSVLSDALAALTNLGYAEAQAGPVLRQVLDDEPDLDVAQAIRAGLKRIAAAKS, from the coding sequence GTGATCGCCTACCTGCGCGGAGAAATCCTCGAAAAGACCGACAAGAGCTGCGTGGTCCTCACGGCCTCGGGCGTGGGCTACGAGCTGTCCGTGGGCGCGCCCACGGCTGCCGGGCTGCCCGCGCGCGGCCAGGAGGCCGGGCTGTGGGTGCACGCCCAGACAGGCGAGGACGGCACGCGCCTCTTCGGCTTCCCCGACGCCGAGGCCCGCCGCGCCTTCCGCGCGCTCATCGAAATCCCCAAGCTCGGCCCCAAGACCGCCCTGGCCATGCTCTCCTGCTACCAGGTGGCGGAACTGGCGGGCATCGCCGCCCGCGAGGACGTGGCCGCGCTTTCCCAGGTGCCGGGCATCGGCAAGAAGAGCGCCCAACGCCTGATCCTGGAGATCAAGTACGCCCTGGCCCATGTGGCCGCCGGACCCTCCGCCGTCCCCGTCGGGCGCGCGGGCTCCGTGCTCTCCGACGCCCTAGCCGCCCTGACCAACCTGGGCTACGCCGAGGCCCAGGCCGGACCCGTGCTGCGACAGGTCCTTGACGACGAGCCCGACCTCGACGTGGCCCAGGCCATCCGCGCCGGGCTCAAACGCATCGCCGCCGCCAAGTCATGA
- a CDS encoding helix-turn-helix domain-containing transcriptional regulator, whose product MGPVRDYDDTLKKLLHDPEQAAHYLRAALEEEDPHALALAIQDVLHAVRPEPVEDAETEALCRALTGLKRAGVSVDFLAGR is encoded by the coding sequence ATGGGCCCTGTTCGTGACTATGACGACACTCTGAAAAAGCTGCTGCACGACCCGGAACAGGCGGCGCACTACTTGCGGGCCGCCTTGGAGGAAGAGGACCCCCACGCCCTGGCCTTGGCGATCCAGGATGTGCTTCACGCCGTCCGGCCCGAGCCCGTGGAGGACGCCGAGACGGAGGCTCTGTGCCGTGCCCTGACCGGACTGAAACGCGCCGGGGTGTCCGTGGATTTCCTGGCCGGACGGTAG
- a CDS encoding glycosyltransferase family 39 protein: protein MTADRDGRDRAAELVALGGAILVGGWLRFHHLGVPSLWWDEIIVPLMSRFPTLTILEWSATREIHPPLYHLFTKLLVWLGGSEALIRGPSALFGTASIALTHLFCARFFSWRAGVLCAALLAVNPLHILISRQGRPYAVVLFLLVCAAWKLLDYARGGRRGQLLALAGCNALAVALHYNAILFMAAQACWMWGRALLPPGRDRAVRALVHTLSLGASFAPVAWFFLLGTFTRRDVVGSNVSFLDVLCRLPRLYQDMILYFDGYVPGLEAPLLGLAVALGLVGLWRGLRENRAAATLLLAMAVVPVVVVVAGRATFLFARYIFLVHVCLLMLQGVGTAWLLRGRALPAAALALAVSVGGGAYCLERYGRHFYEPDSYNWFGPGGNYAQVADVLDPWMVPGRVFFFESEGLRQSLRWGHTRSLAASRWDAQSIVPEDSRVELGFVTSGTPAHLAQDEAGLVRRFGEPSRIDRPFGMTVYTWTVARNPVHRTDGRPVSFLFEPEPIHFVRDVYRADHVQLDPLWRGAVIPTANDQPGIIEFVVENPDNVWYYHVYVELLLANIGQGNTFDAWAVFDDAEVHLLASRGPDSRGLAKFSVFREKPFKRFTLRLRMTCTTRTPNYPGSNLEYVKFKKCLLEFRCPMRKD, encoded by the coding sequence ATGACGGCGGACAGAGACGGCCGCGACCGCGCGGCGGAACTCGTCGCGCTGGGGGGCGCGATCCTCGTGGGGGGATGGCTCAGGTTCCATCACCTGGGCGTCCCCTCCTTGTGGTGGGACGAGATCATCGTCCCGCTGATGTCGCGCTTCCCGACGCTCACCATCCTGGAGTGGTCGGCCACCCGGGAGATCCATCCTCCGCTGTATCATCTCTTCACCAAACTTCTGGTCTGGCTGGGCGGTTCGGAAGCGCTCATCCGGGGGCCTTCGGCCCTGTTCGGGACGGCCAGCATCGCGCTGACGCATCTGTTCTGCGCACGTTTCTTCTCCTGGCGCGCGGGGGTGCTGTGCGCGGCCCTTCTGGCCGTGAACCCCCTGCACATTCTCATCTCCCGCCAGGGCAGGCCCTACGCGGTGGTGCTGTTCCTGCTGGTGTGCGCCGCATGGAAGCTCCTGGACTACGCCCGAGGCGGCCGTCGCGGGCAGCTGTTGGCCCTGGCCGGGTGCAACGCCCTGGCCGTGGCCCTGCACTACAACGCCATACTCTTCATGGCGGCCCAGGCCTGCTGGATGTGGGGCCGCGCCCTGCTGCCCCCCGGGCGCGACCGGGCGGTCCGGGCGCTGGTGCACACGCTGTCCTTGGGCGCGTCCTTCGCGCCGGTGGCCTGGTTCTTTCTGCTGGGCACCTTCACGCGGCGCGACGTGGTGGGCAGCAACGTCTCCTTCCTGGACGTGCTGTGCAGGCTGCCGCGCCTCTACCAGGACATGATCCTATATTTCGACGGCTACGTCCCCGGCCTGGAAGCGCCCCTGCTGGGCCTTGCGGTCGCGCTTGGGCTCGTCGGGCTGTGGCGGGGGCTGCGGGAGAACCGGGCGGCCGCGACGCTGCTGCTTGCGATGGCCGTGGTTCCGGTGGTCGTGGTCGTGGCAGGGCGTGCCACGTTTCTGTTCGCCCGCTACATCTTCCTGGTGCACGTCTGCCTGCTGATGCTCCAGGGCGTGGGGACGGCTTGGCTGCTACGGGGCAGGGCGCTGCCCGCCGCCGCGCTCGCCCTGGCCGTGTCCGTTGGCGGCGGGGCCTACTGCCTGGAACGCTACGGCAGGCATTTCTACGAGCCCGACAGCTACAACTGGTTCGGCCCGGGCGGCAACTACGCCCAGGTGGCCGACGTCCTGGATCCGTGGATGGTTCCCGGACGCGTTTTCTTCTTTGAAAGCGAGGGATTGCGCCAGAGCCTGCGGTGGGGTCACACGCGGTCGCTGGCGGCCTCGCGCTGGGACGCACAGTCCATCGTCCCCGAGGATTCACGCGTGGAGTTGGGCTTCGTCACCTCCGGAACCCCGGCCCACCTGGCCCAGGATGAGGCGGGGCTCGTGCGCCGCTTCGGGGAGCCCTCCCGCATCGACAGGCCCTTCGGCATGACTGTCTATACCTGGACAGTGGCGCGCAACCCCGTGCACCGAACGGACGGACGCCCCGTGAGCTTCCTCTTCGAGCCCGAGCCCATCCATTTCGTCCGGGACGTCTACCGGGCCGACCATGTGCAGCTCGATCCCCTCTGGCGCGGGGCCGTCATTCCCACGGCCAACGACCAGCCCGGCATCATCGAGTTCGTGGTCGAGAATCCTGACAACGTATGGTACTACCACGTCTACGTGGAACTGCTCCTGGCCAACATCGGGCAAGGCAACACCTTCGACGCCTGGGCCGTGTTCGACGATGCCGAGGTCCATCTGCTGGCCAGCAGGGGGCCGGATTCCCGGGGACTTGCGAAGTTCTCGGTTTTCAGGGAGAAGCCATTCAAACGCTTCACGCTGCGTCTGCGAATGACTTGCACCACGCGGACGCCCAACTACCCCGGGTCCAATCTGGAATACGTCAAGTTCAAGAAGTGCCTCCTGGAGTTTCGCTGCCCCATGCGCAAGGATTGA